The proteins below come from a single Onychomys torridus chromosome 18, mOncTor1.1, whole genome shotgun sequence genomic window:
- the Dnajb12 gene encoding dnaJ homolog subfamily B member 12 isoform X2 — protein sequence MESNKDEAERCISIALKAIQSNQPERALRFLEKAQRLYPTPRVSALIESINQKPQSAAGDQPQPTDTSRTSHRKAGGTETPSANGEAGGGGESAKGYTSEQVAAVKRVKQCKDYYEILGVSRGASEEDLKKAYRKLALKFHPDKNHAPGATEAFKAIGTAYAVLSNPEKRKQYDQFGDDKSQAARHGHSHGDFHRGFEADISPEDLFNMFFGGGFPSSNVHVYSNGRMRYTYQQRQDRRENQGDGGLGVFVQLMPILILILVSALSQLMVSSPPYSLSPRPSVGHVHKRVTDHLSVVYYVADTFSEEYTGSSLKTVERNVEDDYIANLRNNCWKEKQQKEGLLYRARYFGDTDMYHRAQKMGTPSCSRLSEVQASLHG from the exons ATGGAATCCAACAAGGATGAAGCCGAGCGCTGTATCAGCATCGCCCTCAAGGCCATCCAAAGCAACCAGCCCGAGCGGGCGCTGCGCTTCCTGGAGAAGGCGCAGCGGCTGTACCCGACGCCACGAGTCAGCG CTCTGATCGAGTCCATCAACCAGAAACCACAGTCTGCCGCCGGTGATCAACCTCAACCCACAGACACATCTCGCACCAGCCACAGGAAGGCAGGCGGGACCGAAACTCCCTCAGCcaatggagaggcaggaggaggaggagagagcgcCAAGGGCTACACCTCAGAGCAAGTGGCGGCTGTGAAAAG GGTCAAGCAGTGTAAAGATTACTACGAGATCCTAGGGGTGAGCAGGGGTGCCTCAGAGGAGGACCTGAAGAAGGCCTACCGCAAACTAGCCCTCAAGTTCCATCCAGACAAGAACCATGCCCCTGGTGCCACCGAAGCTTTCAAAG CCATCGGCACAGCATACGCCGTACTCAGCAAcccagagaaaaggaaacagtatGACCAGTTTGGTGACGACAAGAGCCAGGCTGCCCGACACGGCCACAGCCACGGGGACTTCCACCGCGGCTTCGAAGCCGACATCTCCCCTGAAGACCTCTTTAACATGTTCTTTGGTGGCGGCTTCCCCTCCA GTAACGTCCACGTCTACAGCAATGGCCGGATGCGATACACCTACCAGCAGAGGCAGGACCGCAGGGAGAACCAGGGTGAT GGCGGGCTAGGAGTATTCGTCCAGCTGAtgcccatcctcatcctcatcctggTGTCTGCGCTCAGTCAGCTCATGGTGTCCAGCCCACCCTACAGCCTGAGCCCGAGACC GTCGGTGGGCCATGTCCACAAGCGAGTCACTGACCACCTGAGCGTCGTGTACTATGTGGCAGACACCTTCTCTGAAGAATACACGGGCTCCAGCCTCAAAACGGTGGAACGGAACGTGGAAGATGATTATATCGCCAACCTCCGAAACAATTGTTGGAAGGAAAAGCAACAGA AGGAAGGCTTGCTCT
- the Dnajb12 gene encoding dnaJ homolog subfamily B member 12 isoform X1, whose protein sequence is MESNKDEAERCISIALKAIQSNQPERALRFLEKAQRLYPTPRVSALIESINQKPQSAAGDQPQPTDTSRTSHRKAGGTETPSANGEAGGGGESAKGYTSEQVAAVKRVKQCKDYYEILGVSRGASEEDLKKAYRKLALKFHPDKNHAPGATEAFKAIGTAYAVLSNPEKRKQYDQFGDDKSQAARHGHSHGDFHRGFEADISPEDLFNMFFGGGFPSSNVHVYSNGRMRYTYQQRQDRRENQGDGGLGVFVQLMPILILILVSALSQLMVSSPPYSLSPRPSVGHVHKRVTDHLSVVYYVADTFSEEYTGSSLKTVERNVEDDYIANLRNNCWKEKQQKEGLLYRARYFGDTDMYHRAQKMGTPSCSRLSETMKSLENFW, encoded by the exons ATGGAATCCAACAAGGATGAAGCCGAGCGCTGTATCAGCATCGCCCTCAAGGCCATCCAAAGCAACCAGCCCGAGCGGGCGCTGCGCTTCCTGGAGAAGGCGCAGCGGCTGTACCCGACGCCACGAGTCAGCG CTCTGATCGAGTCCATCAACCAGAAACCACAGTCTGCCGCCGGTGATCAACCTCAACCCACAGACACATCTCGCACCAGCCACAGGAAGGCAGGCGGGACCGAAACTCCCTCAGCcaatggagaggcaggaggaggaggagagagcgcCAAGGGCTACACCTCAGAGCAAGTGGCGGCTGTGAAAAG GGTCAAGCAGTGTAAAGATTACTACGAGATCCTAGGGGTGAGCAGGGGTGCCTCAGAGGAGGACCTGAAGAAGGCCTACCGCAAACTAGCCCTCAAGTTCCATCCAGACAAGAACCATGCCCCTGGTGCCACCGAAGCTTTCAAAG CCATCGGCACAGCATACGCCGTACTCAGCAAcccagagaaaaggaaacagtatGACCAGTTTGGTGACGACAAGAGCCAGGCTGCCCGACACGGCCACAGCCACGGGGACTTCCACCGCGGCTTCGAAGCCGACATCTCCCCTGAAGACCTCTTTAACATGTTCTTTGGTGGCGGCTTCCCCTCCA GTAACGTCCACGTCTACAGCAATGGCCGGATGCGATACACCTACCAGCAGAGGCAGGACCGCAGGGAGAACCAGGGTGAT GGCGGGCTAGGAGTATTCGTCCAGCTGAtgcccatcctcatcctcatcctggTGTCTGCGCTCAGTCAGCTCATGGTGTCCAGCCCACCCTACAGCCTGAGCCCGAGACC GTCGGTGGGCCATGTCCACAAGCGAGTCACTGACCACCTGAGCGTCGTGTACTATGTGGCAGACACCTTCTCTGAAGAATACACGGGCTCCAGCCTCAAAACGGTGGAACGGAACGTGGAAGATGATTATATCGCCAACCTCCGAAACAATTGTTGGAAGGAAAAGCAACAGA AGGAAGGCTTGCTCT